The Primulina tabacum isolate GXHZ01 chromosome 16, ASM2559414v2, whole genome shotgun sequence genome window below encodes:
- the LOC142529355 gene encoding F-box/kelch-repeat protein At1g15670-like, with amino-acid sequence METRRPLPGCRRSFFACSSDDRRFLFIAGGHDGNISAMKSIMAYDLKEDGLCCWRWKRNGMNLPEYSMEASFTLSEDTSQACKVECRFEISAETFDIASWQWNSFQENFLNGAVCPRNCIGNADGRFSVACCGNTAALQGSEWKGAAELPDNVQNL; translated from the exons ATGGAGACGCGGCGCCCCCTGCCCGGCTGCCGGAGATCTTTCTTTGCATGCTCGTCAGATGATCGGCGATTCCTGTTCATTGCTGGAGGACACGACGGAAATATATCTGCCATGAAAAGCATCATGGCGTATGATTTGAAGGAGGATGGGTTATGTTGCTGGAGATGGAAAAGAAACGGGATGAATCTGCCGGAATATTCCATGGAAGCAAGTTTTACGTTGTCGGAGGATACATCACAAGCATGCAAGGTAGAAT GTAGATTCGAGATAAGCGCCGAAACATTTGATATTGCTTCTTGGCAGTGGAATtcatttcaagaaaatttctTAAACGGTGCAGTTTGTCCAAGAAATTGTATTGGCAATGCTGATGGGAGATTCTCTGTGGCTTGTTGCGGTAATACGGCCGCACTGCAAGGATCGGAATGGAAAGGGGCGGCGGAGCTGCCAGATAACGTGCAGAACTTGTGA